A single window of Lysobacter oculi DNA harbors:
- a CDS encoding LemA family protein — MRSFRFLVLILVASLLSGCGYNQIQQKDEAVKAAWSQVLNVYKRRADLVPNLVNTVKGYAAHEAKVLTDVTNARAKVGSINVNAEDAQSVQQFQQAQGELNGAIGRLLMVAENYPQLKADQNFLQLQAQLEGTENRIAVERQRYITTVQDYNTYIRSFPQNLVAMMFGYKPKPNFSVENEQQIQQAPTVDFGTPSAAPAPAPAAQPTPAPAG, encoded by the coding sequence ATGCGCAGCTTCCGTTTCCTCGTGCTCATCCTGGTGGCCTCGCTGCTGTCGGGCTGCGGCTACAACCAGATCCAGCAGAAGGATGAGGCGGTCAAGGCCGCGTGGTCGCAGGTGCTCAACGTGTACAAGCGTCGCGCCGACCTGGTGCCGAACCTGGTGAACACGGTCAAGGGCTATGCCGCGCACGAAGCCAAGGTGCTGACCGATGTCACCAATGCCCGCGCCAAAGTGGGCAGCATCAACGTCAATGCCGAAGACGCCCAGTCGGTGCAGCAGTTCCAGCAGGCGCAGGGCGAGTTGAACGGCGCCATCGGCCGCCTGCTGATGGTCGCGGAGAACTACCCGCAGCTGAAGGCCGACCAGAACTTCCTGCAGCTGCAGGCCCAGCTGGAAGGCACCGAGAACCGCATCGCGGTGGAGCGCCAGCGCTACATCACCACCGTGCAGGACTACAACACCTACATCCGTTCGTTCCCGCAGAACCTGGTGGCGATGATGTTCGGCTACAAGCCGAAGCCCAACTTCAGCGTCGAGAACGAACAGCAGATCCAGCAGGCGCCGACGGTCGATTTCGGCACGCCGTCCGCGGCACCGGCACCGGCACCGGCCGCGCAGCCCACGCCTGCCCCGGCCGGGTAA
- a CDS encoding TPM domain-containing protein codes for MHWTRRLAALCLLLLASAVALAQQLPAIPQLTSYATDQTGTLDAAGVAALDANLRAFETRTGSQLVVLLVPTTGDLPIEDYALKVAEKNQIGRKKLSDGVLLLVAKDDRRARIEVGYGLEGAIPDATASRVIQEYLVPKFRQGDFAGGVTDATGVLEKLIEGEQLPAPVARHKPGPDSGGDWLFALIAAFVVANVLRMVFNRLPAGVRGLFAGVGAGGVAWLLSSVLLVGGIGALIGFFLGLAGAGRGRFARDDGWGGFGGGPWSGGGGGWGGGSSGGGGFGGGGGFSGGGGSFGGGGASGSW; via the coding sequence GTGCACTGGACGCGGCGCCTCGCTGCGCTCTGCCTGCTGCTGCTCGCCAGCGCCGTTGCGCTGGCGCAGCAGCTTCCGGCGATCCCGCAACTCACCAGCTACGCCACCGACCAGACCGGCACGCTGGATGCGGCGGGCGTGGCGGCGCTCGATGCCAACCTGCGCGCCTTCGAAACCCGCACCGGCAGCCAGCTGGTGGTGTTGCTGGTGCCGACGACCGGCGACCTGCCGATCGAGGACTACGCGCTCAAGGTGGCCGAGAAGAACCAGATCGGCCGCAAGAAGCTGAGCGATGGCGTGCTGCTGCTGGTGGCGAAGGATGACCGGCGCGCGCGCATCGAGGTCGGCTACGGGCTGGAAGGCGCGATTCCCGACGCCACCGCCAGCCGCGTCATCCAGGAATACCTGGTGCCGAAGTTCCGCCAGGGCGATTTCGCCGGCGGTGTGACCGACGCGACCGGCGTGCTGGAAAAGCTCATCGAAGGCGAGCAGCTGCCGGCCCCGGTGGCCAGGCACAAGCCGGGCCCCGACAGCGGCGGCGACTGGCTGTTCGCGCTGATCGCGGCGTTCGTCGTGGCCAATGTGCTGCGGATGGTCTTCAACCGCCTGCCGGCCGGCGTGCGCGGGCTGTTTGCCGGCGTCGGTGCCGGTGGCGTGGCCTGGCTGCTGTCGTCGGTGCTGCTGGTCGGCGGCATCGGGGCGCTGATCGGCTTCTTCCTCGGGCTGGCGGGCGCCGGTCGCGGCCGCTTCGCGCGCGATGACGGCTGGGGTGGTTTCGGGGGCGGCCCGTGGTCCGGCGGTGGTGGCGGCTGGGGCGGTGGCAGCAGTGGTGGAGGCGGCTTCGGTGGCGGCGGTGGTTTCAGCGGCGGCGGTGGCTCCTTCGGTGGCGGTGGCGCGTCGGGGAGCTGGTGA
- a CDS encoding TPM domain-containing protein encodes MSRMLKHLFAPSASGTFSADSLKRIHDAIAEDERRHRGEICFAVESALHWRDVWNRVDSRQRAEDTFARLRVWDTAANNGVLVYLLLADHRIEIVADRGLRELVSAEQWRGICQLMEERLKADEPEQAVMRGVSEIGNLLAEYFPQVEGEIDTDELPNTPVLLR; translated from the coding sequence ATGTCGAGGATGCTCAAGCACCTGTTCGCGCCCTCGGCCAGCGGCACCTTCTCCGCCGACAGCCTGAAGCGCATCCATGACGCCATCGCCGAGGACGAACGCCGGCACCGCGGCGAGATCTGCTTCGCGGTCGAATCCGCCCTGCATTGGCGCGATGTCTGGAACCGCGTCGATTCCCGCCAGCGCGCCGAGGACACCTTCGCCCGCCTGCGCGTCTGGGACACTGCGGCCAACAACGGCGTGCTGGTCTACCTGCTGCTGGCCGACCACCGCATCGAAATCGTCGCCGACCGCGGCCTGCGCGAACTGGTCAGTGCCGAACAGTGGCGCGGCATCTGCCAGCTGATGGAAGAGCGGCTCAAGGCCGATGAGCCGGAACAGGCGGTGATGCGCGGCGTCAGCGAGATCGGCAACCTGCTGGCCGAGTACTTCCCACAGGTGGAAGGCGAGATCGACACCGACGAACTGCCCAACACGCCGGTACTGCTGCGCTGA
- the lgt gene encoding prolipoprotein diacylglyceryl transferase has product MPPVYLHQLDPIALSLGPLKIHWYGVMYLLAFASAWWLGRSRIRQGRLPGVDDNAFGDLMFYGMLGVVLGGRLGYIFFYDLKTYIADPLQMLKVWQGGMSFHGGLLGVLVAALWWARKHRVHFFDVVDFVAPLVPLGLGFGRLGNWINGELWGKPTDGSWGVVFPASLPGELQGLSHNALQAMFDSGMLNQYARHPSQLYQMVWEGIIMFALLWWFSSKPRPRYAVSGMFALLYGLFRFVVEFVRLPDAQLGYLAFGWLTMGQLLSLPLVALGLFWLWKSRSQPTLQPQPPMAEKA; this is encoded by the coding sequence ATGCCGCCTGTCTACCTGCACCAGCTCGACCCCATCGCGCTTTCGCTCGGCCCGCTCAAGATCCACTGGTATGGCGTGATGTACCTGCTGGCGTTCGCCAGCGCGTGGTGGCTGGGCCGCAGCCGCATCCGCCAGGGCCGGCTGCCCGGCGTCGATGACAACGCCTTCGGCGACCTGATGTTCTACGGCATGCTCGGCGTGGTGCTGGGCGGGCGGCTCGGCTACATCTTCTTCTACGACCTCAAGACCTACATCGCCGACCCGCTGCAGATGCTCAAGGTCTGGCAGGGCGGCATGAGCTTCCACGGCGGCCTGCTGGGCGTGCTGGTCGCGGCGCTGTGGTGGGCACGCAAGCACCGCGTGCATTTCTTCGATGTGGTCGATTTCGTCGCCCCGCTGGTGCCGCTGGGCCTCGGCTTCGGGCGGCTCGGCAACTGGATCAACGGCGAACTCTGGGGCAAGCCCACCGATGGCAGCTGGGGCGTGGTGTTCCCGGCCTCGCTGCCGGGCGAGCTGCAGGGGCTGTCGCACAACGCGCTGCAGGCGATGTTCGACAGCGGCATGCTCAACCAGTACGCGCGCCACCCGAGCCAGCTCTACCAGATGGTCTGGGAGGGCATCATCATGTTCGCGCTGCTGTGGTGGTTCTCCTCGAAACCGCGTCCGCGCTATGCGGTGAGCGGGATGTTCGCGCTGCTCTACGGCCTGTTCCGCTTCGTGGTGGAATTCGTGCGGCTGCCGGATGCGCAGCTCGGCTACCTGGCGTTCGGCTGGTTGACGATGGGCCAGCTGCTCAGCCTGCCGCTGGTCGCGCTCGGCCTGTTCTGGCTGTGGAAGTCGCGCTCGCAGCCGACCCTGCAACCGCAGCCGCCGATGGCGGAGAAGGCCTGA
- a CDS encoding thymidylate synthase, which produces MRAYLDLLRHVLEHGDEKSDRTGTGTRSVFGWQMRFDLNEGFPLVTTKKLHTRSIIHELLWFLQGETNIAYLKDNKVSIWDEWADESGELGPVYGKQWRSWEGADGQVIDQIRWVVDEIRRNPDSRRLIVSAWNVADLPKMALMPCHSLFQFYVVDGKLSCQLYQRSGDIFLGVPFNIASYALLTHMVAQVCDLGVGDFVHTLGDAHLYSNHFDQAREQLARTPGSLPKLRLNPEVRDILGFRYGDIEILDYHPQAAIKAPVAV; this is translated from the coding sequence ATGCGCGCGTACCTCGACCTGCTGCGCCATGTGCTGGAACACGGCGACGAGAAATCCGACCGCACCGGCACCGGCACCCGCAGCGTGTTCGGCTGGCAGATGCGCTTCGACCTGAACGAAGGCTTCCCGCTGGTCACCACCAAGAAGCTGCACACGCGCTCGATCATCCACGAGCTGCTGTGGTTCCTGCAGGGCGAGACCAACATCGCCTACCTCAAGGACAACAAGGTATCGATCTGGGACGAGTGGGCCGATGAAAGCGGCGAACTCGGCCCGGTCTACGGCAAGCAATGGCGCAGCTGGGAAGGCGCGGACGGGCAGGTCATCGACCAGATCCGCTGGGTGGTGGACGAGATCAGGCGCAACCCGGATTCGCGCCGGCTGATCGTCAGCGCGTGGAACGTGGCCGACCTGCCGAAGATGGCACTGATGCCCTGCCACTCGCTGTTCCAGTTCTATGTGGTCGATGGCAAGTTGAGTTGCCAGCTCTACCAGCGCAGTGGCGACATCTTCCTCGGCGTGCCGTTCAACATCGCCAGCTACGCACTGCTGACCCATATGGTGGCGCAGGTCTGCGATCTCGGCGTCGGTGACTTCGTGCACACGCTGGGCGATGCGCATCTCTATTCCAATCACTTCGACCAGGCCCGCGAGCAGCTCGCGCGCACGCCCGGCTCGCTGCCGAAGCTGCGGCTCAACCCGGAGGTGCGCGACATCCTTGGGTTCCGCTACGGGGACATCGAGATCCTCGACTATCACCCGCAGGCGGCGATCAAGGCGCCGGTCGCGGTCTGA
- a CDS encoding dihydrofolate reductase, whose protein sequence is MEIVLIAALDRRHAIGRGNDLPWHLPDDLKRFKALTLGQPVLMGRKTAESLGRALPKRRNLVLTRTGQLPFEGMEAVASLDDALAIAQADGAGTLCVIGGGEIFALALPLATRLHLTWVDTEVEDADAFFPEFDASQWRITEREHHPADARHAHAFDFVDYVRA, encoded by the coding sequence ATGGAGATCGTGCTGATCGCCGCGCTGGACCGCCGGCATGCCATCGGGCGCGGCAATGATCTGCCTTGGCACCTGCCGGATGACCTCAAGCGCTTCAAGGCGCTGACGCTCGGCCAGCCGGTGCTGATGGGGCGCAAGACCGCCGAATCGCTCGGCCGTGCGCTGCCGAAGCGGCGCAACCTGGTGCTGACGCGGACCGGCCAGCTGCCGTTCGAGGGGATGGAAGCGGTCGCCTCGCTCGATGACGCGCTGGCCATCGCCCAGGCCGACGGCGCCGGCACGCTCTGCGTCATCGGCGGCGGCGAGATCTTCGCGCTGGCGTTGCCGTTGGCGACGCGCCTGCACCTGACCTGGGTGGATACGGAAGTGGAAGACGCCGACGCCTTCTTCCCCGAATTCGATGCATCGCAATGGCGCATCACCGAACGCGAACACCACCCCGCCGACGCACGCCACGCGCACGCCTTCGACTTCGTGGATTACGTCCGCGCCTGA
- a CDS encoding symmetrical bis(5'-nucleosyl)-tetraphosphatase — MAIWAIGDLQGCYDATQRLLERIRFDPAADWLWFCGDLVNRGGESLETLRLVHSLDAQSHVVLGNHDLSLVAIGERRPEEQRKVNPDLRRVLEAPDARELLEWLRRRPLMHVDRQLGWSMLHAGLAPQWTLAMAEGYAREVEERLRGPGLHKLLRAMYGDRPAWNPRLEGVDRLRAIINVFTRMRYCTPRGRIAFDIKGAPGTQPAGLYPWYSVPGRAERELRIVCGHWSTLGLMVGHGVHAIDTGAVWGGKLTALRLDSEELLLAQVPGRQV, encoded by the coding sequence ATGGCGATCTGGGCCATTGGCGACCTGCAGGGCTGCTACGACGCGACGCAGCGCCTGCTCGAACGCATCCGCTTCGACCCGGCGGCCGATTGGTTGTGGTTCTGCGGCGACCTGGTCAACCGCGGCGGCGAGTCGCTGGAAACGCTGCGGCTGGTGCATTCGCTCGACGCGCAATCACATGTCGTGCTCGGCAACCACGACCTGTCACTGGTCGCCATCGGTGAGCGCCGGCCGGAGGAGCAGCGCAAGGTCAACCCGGATCTGCGCCGCGTGCTGGAGGCGCCGGACGCGCGCGAACTGCTGGAGTGGCTGCGCCGGCGGCCGTTGATGCATGTCGATCGCCAACTGGGCTGGTCGATGTTGCACGCCGGTCTCGCGCCGCAATGGACGCTCGCCATGGCTGAGGGTTACGCGCGCGAGGTAGAGGAACGCCTGCGCGGTCCGGGCCTGCACAAGCTTCTGCGCGCGATGTACGGCGACCGCCCGGCGTGGAACCCGCGGCTGGAAGGCGTGGATCGCCTGCGCGCGATCATCAACGTCTTCACCCGCATGCGTTACTGCACGCCGCGCGGACGCATCGCCTTTGACATCAAGGGCGCGCCGGGTACGCAGCCGGCCGGGCTCTATCCCTGGTATTCGGTGCCGGGCCGCGCCGAGCGCGAGCTCAGGATCGTCTGCGGCCACTGGAGCACGCTGGGCCTGATGGTCGGCCACGGCGTGCATGCCATCGACACCGGCGCGGTCTGGGGCGGCAAGCTCACCGCCTTGCGGCTGGACAGCGAGGAACTGCTGCTGGCGCAGGTGCCGGGCCGGCAGGTCTGA
- the apaG gene encoding Co2+/Mg2+ efflux protein ApaG gives MSSETPYAIDIDVATHYLDEESSPQDGRYVFAYTIRIENRGNKPAQLLKRHWVVTDAEGHVQEVHGEGVVGEQPWLRPGDGFEYSSGVVLATSLGTMHGSYDLQADDGTQFSADIPAFMLSTPRTLH, from the coding sequence ATGTCCAGTGAAACGCCTTACGCCATCGATATCGATGTCGCGACCCATTACCTCGACGAGGAATCCTCGCCGCAGGACGGCCGTTACGTCTTCGCTTACACCATCCGCATCGAGAACCGCGGCAACAAACCCGCGCAGTTGCTGAAGCGGCACTGGGTGGTCACCGACGCCGAAGGCCACGTGCAGGAAGTGCATGGCGAAGGCGTGGTAGGCGAACAACCCTGGCTGCGCCCCGGCGACGGCTTCGAATATTCATCGGGCGTCGTGCTGGCCACCAGCCTCGGCACCATGCATGGCAGCTATGACCTGCAGGCGGATGACGGCACGCAATTCTCAGCCGACATCCCCGCCTTCATGTTGAGCACGCCGCGCACGCTGCATTAG
- the rsmA gene encoding 16S rRNA (adenine(1518)-N(6)/adenine(1519)-N(6))-dimethyltransferase RsmA, with protein sequence MNAHFDKPAKKHLGQNFLHERGVIDKIILALDPKPGERIVEIGPGQGALTLPLLERHGDVTAIEFDRDLLVPLTAAAEAGGGRLRLINRDVLQVDFGELARELGGPIRLIGNLPYNLSSPILFHALDHAASIIDMHFMLQKEVVDRMAAGEGSKVYGRLSVMLQAYCKVTPLIKVPPGAFRPAPKVDSAVVRLVPKPVDEVQVRDRARFAHIVRAAFGQRRKTLHNALKDVCDDEAILAAGLEPRLRAEQVPVSGFIALANAAV encoded by the coding sequence GTGAACGCGCATTTCGACAAGCCGGCCAAGAAGCACCTCGGGCAGAACTTCCTGCACGAACGCGGCGTCATCGACAAGATCATCCTCGCGCTGGACCCGAAGCCGGGCGAGCGCATCGTCGAGATCGGTCCCGGCCAGGGCGCGCTGACCCTGCCGCTGCTGGAACGCCATGGCGATGTCACCGCGATCGAATTCGACCGCGACCTGCTGGTGCCGCTCACCGCCGCCGCCGAAGCCGGTGGCGGGCGGCTGCGGCTGATCAACCGCGACGTGCTGCAGGTCGACTTCGGCGAACTGGCGCGCGAACTGGGCGGGCCGATCCGGCTGATCGGCAACCTGCCCTACAACCTGTCCAGCCCGATCCTGTTCCACGCGCTGGACCACGCCGCTTCCATCATCGACATGCATTTCATGCTGCAGAAGGAAGTGGTCGACCGGATGGCCGCCGGCGAAGGCAGCAAGGTCTATGGCCGGCTGTCGGTGATGCTGCAGGCCTATTGCAAGGTCACGCCGCTGATCAAGGTGCCGCCGGGCGCGTTCCGGCCCGCGCCGAAAGTGGATTCGGCGGTGGTGCGGCTGGTACCGAAGCCGGTCGATGAAGTGCAGGTGCGTGACCGCGCGCGATTTGCCCACATCGTGCGGGCGGCGTTCGGGCAGCGCCGCAAGACTTTGCACAACGCGCTGAAGGATGTCTGCGATGACGAGGCCATCCTCGCCGCCGGGCTGGAACCGCGGTTGCGTGCTGAACAGGTGCCGGTGAGTGGCTTCATTGCGCTGGCCAACGCGGCGGTTTGA
- a CDS encoding tRNA-binding protein, with product MSDTPISFDDFLKVDIRVGRIVEALPFPEARKPAYRLKVDFGPEIGVLQSSAQITVHYTPETLVGRLVVGVVNFPPRQIGPVLSQCLVTGFHDEDGAVRLCIPDGDVAPGTRLL from the coding sequence ATGAGCGACACCCCCATCAGCTTCGACGACTTCCTGAAGGTCGACATCCGCGTCGGCCGCATCGTCGAGGCGCTGCCCTTCCCCGAAGCCCGAAAGCCCGCCTACCGGCTCAAGGTCGATTTCGGGCCGGAGATCGGCGTGCTGCAGTCGAGCGCGCAGATCACCGTGCATTACACGCCGGAGACGCTGGTCGGGCGGCTGGTGGTCGGCGTGGTCAATTTCCCGCCGCGCCAGATCGGCCCGGTCCTCTCGCAATGCCTGGTCACCGGCTTCCATGACGAAGACGGCGCGGTGCGGCTGTGCATCCCCGATGGCGATGTCGCGCCCGGGACGCGCCTGCTGTGA
- the pdxA gene encoding 4-hydroxythreonine-4-phosphate dehydrogenase PdxA, translated as MRPRLALVPGEPAGVGPELCVRLAQQPADVFDLLTYGDAASLRRAADALGLPLRLLPADAPRERAGDLPLQEFPLPGGLPAFGQPDPANARAIIAALEAATRACLSGACHGLVTGPTHKASLNAGGIAYTGTTGLLAALCGRDVVMMLARPGLRVALVTTHLPLREVADALTAEALERTLRITDAALRSDFGIGAPRLAVLGLNPHAGEDGHMGREEIEVMAPVLAKLRGEGMDLIGPLPADTAFLPGKLAGFDTVIAMYHDQGLPVLKSAGIDQAVNITLGLPFPRVAVDHGTALDIAGRGIADPSSLFAAADLCAMLARRHIAPSGFTA; from the coding sequence ATGCGCCCGCGGCTGGCGCTGGTGCCGGGTGAACCCGCCGGCGTCGGCCCCGAGCTGTGCGTCCGCCTGGCCCAGCAGCCGGCGGACGTTTTCGATCTGTTGACCTATGGCGATGCCGCCTCGCTGCGCCGCGCCGCCGATGCCTTGGGGCTGCCGCTCCGCCTGCTGCCCGCCGATGCACCGCGCGAACGTGCCGGCGACCTGCCGCTGCAGGAATTTCCACTGCCGGGCGGACTGCCCGCCTTCGGCCAGCCCGACCCTGCCAACGCCCGCGCCATCATCGCCGCGCTGGAAGCCGCCACCCGCGCCTGCCTGTCCGGCGCATGCCACGGGCTGGTGACCGGCCCCACCCACAAGGCCAGTCTCAACGCAGGCGGCATCGCCTACACCGGCACCACCGGCCTGCTCGCCGCGCTGTGCGGGCGCGACGTGGTGATGATGCTGGCGCGTCCCGGCCTGCGCGTGGCCCTGGTCACTACCCATCTGCCCCTGCGCGAAGTGGCCGACGCGCTCACCGCCGAAGCACTCGAACGCACCCTGCGCATCACCGATGCGGCATTGCGAAGTGACTTCGGGATCGGGGCGCCGCGACTGGCGGTGCTCGGCCTCAACCCGCATGCGGGCGAGGACGGCCACATGGGCCGCGAGGAAATCGAGGTGATGGCGCCGGTGCTGGCCAAACTGCGCGGCGAAGGCATGGACCTGATCGGCCCGCTGCCCGCCGACACCGCCTTCCTGCCCGGCAAACTGGCCGGCTTCGACACCGTCATCGCCATGTACCACGACCAGGGCCTGCCGGTGCTGAAAAGCGCCGGCATCGACCAGGCGGTCAACATCACCCTCGGCCTGCCTTTCCCGCGCGTGGCGGTGGATCATGGCACCGCGCTGGACATCGCCGGGCGCGGCATCGCCGACCCTTCCAGCCTGTTCGCCGCCGCCGATCTCTGCGCGATGCTGGCCCGCCGGCACATCGCCCCCTCCGGATTCACCGCATGA
- a CDS encoding peptidylprolyl isomerase, translating to MMNPRALLLAAALAFTPVALQAQTQPVDRIAAVVNEDVILQSELDRAIANITAQYASNPGQLPPPEVLAKQVLERLVLTRLQVTRAQESGIRVTDQEIDQAVGNIAQQNNMTPDQLRAQVAKDGLSLADFRNTLRDEITIQRMKQSFAQSRIQVSEAEVNAAVAQQAGAGGGNQYHLAHLLVALPEGATAEQIATAQKKIDGIKGLIDRGEMDFAAAAVRYSDSPNALEGGDLGWRPESEIPPAFAQTVRTMQAGQIIGPIRGSSGFQLIRLVETRSGAAAPAQVTEYHVRHILVQGDDAASEAKLNTLRARALGGADFAELAKEESQDAQSKDKGGDIGWRTTDAFGPELGPQIAALKDGDITPPIKSQAGWHLIQVVGRRQGAAGSDQQRAAARETIGRRKLEDEYTRFLQEMRGDAYVDVRSESVIGVAPASNGG from the coding sequence ATGATGAATCCCCGTGCCCTCCTGCTGGCCGCCGCGCTGGCATTCACCCCCGTTGCGCTGCAGGCCCAGACCCAGCCGGTCGACCGCATCGCCGCCGTGGTCAACGAGGACGTGATCCTGCAGAGCGAGCTGGACCGCGCCATCGCCAACATCACCGCGCAGTACGCCAGCAATCCCGGCCAGTTGCCGCCGCCTGAAGTGCTGGCGAAGCAGGTGCTCGAACGCCTCGTCCTCACCCGCCTGCAGGTCACCCGCGCGCAGGAAAGCGGCATCCGCGTGACCGACCAGGAGATCGACCAGGCGGTGGGCAACATCGCCCAGCAGAACAACATGACGCCCGACCAGCTGCGCGCGCAGGTGGCGAAGGATGGCCTGAGCCTGGCCGACTTCCGCAACACGCTGCGCGACGAGATCACCATCCAGCGCATGAAGCAGAGCTTCGCGCAGAGCCGCATCCAGGTCAGCGAAGCCGAGGTCAACGCGGCCGTGGCCCAACAGGCCGGTGCCGGCGGTGGCAACCAGTACCACCTGGCGCACCTGCTGGTGGCGCTGCCGGAAGGCGCGACCGCCGAGCAGATCGCCACCGCGCAGAAGAAGATCGACGGCATCAAAGGCCTGATCGACCGCGGCGAGATGGATTTCGCGGCTGCCGCGGTCCGTTATTCCGACAGCCCCAACGCGCTGGAAGGCGGCGACCTCGGCTGGCGCCCGGAATCCGAGATCCCGCCGGCGTTCGCGCAGACCGTGCGCACCATGCAGGCCGGCCAGATCATCGGCCCGATCCGTGGCAGCAGCGGCTTCCAGCTGATCCGCCTGGTCGAAACCCGCAGTGGCGCTGCCGCCCCGGCACAGGTCACCGAATACCACGTGCGCCACATCCTGGTGCAGGGCGATGACGCCGCGTCCGAAGCCAAGCTCAACACCCTGCGCGCCCGTGCGCTGGGCGGCGCGGACTTCGCGGAACTGGCCAAGGAAGAGTCGCAGGACGCGCAGTCGAAGGACAAGGGCGGCGACATCGGCTGGCGCACCACCGATGCCTTCGGCCCCGAGCTCGGCCCGCAGATCGCCGCGCTCAAGGATGGCGACATCACTCCGCCGATCAAGTCGCAGGCCGGCTGGCACCTGATCCAGGTCGTCGGTCGCCGCCAGGGCGCGGCCGGCAGTGACCAGCAGCGCGCCGCCGCCCGCGAGACCATCGGCCGCCGCAAGCTGGAAGACGAATACACCCGCTTCCTGCAGGAAATGCGTGGCGACGCCTACGTCGACGTGCGCAGCGAATCGGTGATCGGCGTCGCACCGGCCAGCAACGGCGGCTGA